The following are from one region of the Actinomyces sp. oral taxon 897 genome:
- the glgA gene encoding glycogen synthase: MRVDLLTKEYPPYIYGGAGVHVNELAKVLRPLADVRVHAFGGPREDAEPGVTGYPEIAELEGANAALKTFGVDLEMAQGCQGADIVHSHTWYANLAGHLASLLHGAPHVLSAHSLEPLRPWKAEQLGGGYALSSWAEKTAYEAAAGIIAVSNGMRADILRSYPAVDPERVKVVHNGIDLDAWQRPEGEEAAAQAAATLKRLGIDPDRPTVVFVGRITRQKGLPYLLRACELLPAEVQVVLCAGAPDTAEIKAEVEGLVARLREKRTGVVWVEEMLPRPQLIAVLTASDVFVCPSVYEPLGIVNLEAMAVGLPVVGSATGGIPDVIVDGTTGLLVPIEQVQDGTGTPLHPEIFVSDLAERLTSLATDPERARQMGAASRKRVEEHFSWQSIAVKTMAVYNWVLQNG, from the coding sequence ATGAGGGTTGACCTGCTCACCAAGGAGTACCCGCCGTACATCTACGGAGGAGCCGGCGTCCACGTCAACGAGCTGGCCAAGGTCCTGCGACCCCTCGCCGACGTCCGCGTCCACGCCTTCGGCGGCCCCCGCGAGGACGCCGAGCCAGGCGTCACCGGCTACCCCGAGATCGCCGAGCTCGAGGGCGCGAACGCGGCCCTGAAGACCTTCGGCGTGGACCTGGAGATGGCACAGGGCTGCCAGGGGGCGGACATCGTCCACTCCCACACCTGGTACGCCAACCTCGCCGGCCACCTGGCCTCCCTGCTCCACGGGGCCCCGCACGTGCTGTCCGCCCACTCCCTGGAGCCGCTGCGCCCCTGGAAGGCCGAGCAGCTCGGCGGCGGCTACGCCCTGTCCTCCTGGGCGGAGAAGACCGCCTACGAGGCCGCCGCCGGCATTATCGCGGTGTCCAACGGCATGCGCGCCGACATCCTGCGCTCCTACCCGGCCGTGGACCCCGAGCGGGTCAAGGTCGTCCACAACGGCATCGACCTGGACGCCTGGCAGCGCCCCGAGGGCGAGGAGGCCGCCGCCCAGGCCGCCGCCACCCTCAAGCGCCTGGGCATCGACCCCGACCGCCCCACGGTCGTCTTCGTGGGACGCATCACCCGCCAGAAGGGCCTGCCCTACCTCCTGCGCGCCTGCGAGCTCCTGCCCGCCGAGGTCCAGGTGGTCCTGTGCGCCGGCGCCCCGGACACCGCCGAGATCAAGGCCGAGGTCGAGGGCCTGGTGGCACGCCTGCGCGAGAAGCGCACCGGCGTGGTCTGGGTCGAGGAGATGCTGCCCCGCCCCCAGCTCATCGCCGTCCTGACCGCCTCCGACGTCTTCGTGTGCCCCAGCGTCTACGAGCCCCTGGGCATCGTCAACCTGGAGGCCATGGCCGTGGGCCTGCCCGTGGTGGGCAGCGCCACCGGCGGCATCCCCGACGTCATCGTGGACGGCACCACCGGCCTGCTGGTGCCCATCGAGCAGGTCCAGGACGGCACCGGCACCCCGCTCCACCCCGAGATCTTCGTGTCCGACCTGGCCGAGCGCCTCACCAGCCTGGCCACGGACCCCGAGCGGGCCCGCCAGATGGGGGCCGCCTCCCGCAAGCGCGTCGAGGAGCACTTCTCCTGGCAGTCCATCGCCGTCAAGACGATGGCGGTCTACAACTGGGTGCTCCAGAACGGCTGA
- a CDS encoding GNAT family N-acetyltransferase: MLAHDLLVLDLLRIPAPPTGEADLRPLLGEDPDQLARIYLEGYPPGVAAADLAQARAEMALTLTGGYGVLRPDASLVAYDGGAAVGAVFTVERSIWDADLPGPFIIDLVVVPGARGRGTGRALLGGAVRACARAGEKTLSLRTGEGTSAAAAHLYRELGFRPPS; this comes from the coding sequence GTGCTTGCCCACGACCTCCTGGTACTGGATCTCCTGAGGATCCCGGCCCCGCCCACGGGGGAGGCGGATCTTCGCCCGCTGCTGGGGGAGGACCCGGACCAGCTGGCCCGGATCTACCTGGAGGGCTACCCTCCCGGCGTGGCGGCCGCGGACCTGGCCCAGGCCCGTGCCGAGATGGCCCTGACCCTTACCGGTGGGTACGGCGTCCTGCGGCCGGACGCCAGCCTGGTGGCGTACGACGGCGGGGCGGCCGTCGGGGCCGTCTTCACCGTCGAGCGCTCGATCTGGGACGCGGACCTCCCCGGCCCCTTCATTATCGACCTCGTCGTGGTCCCCGGCGCCCGGGGGCGAGGCACCGGGCGGGCGCTGCTGGGCGGCGCCGTGCGCGCCTGCGCCCGTGCCGGGGAGAAGACCCTCTCCCTGCGCACCGGCGAGGGGACCTCCGCGGCCGCCGCGCACCTGTACCGGGAGCTCGGCTTCCGGCCGCCGTCCTGA
- the serB gene encoding phosphoserine phosphatase SerB, which translates to MERLRGALSSGPLVEEGPGLLVMDVDSTLIEQEVIELIAERAGTRAQVAEVTRRAMRGELDFAASLRERVATLEGVGEGVFAEVLAEVRLTPGAQELIGTLHATGCAVGVVSGGFEEVVGPLARRLGIDHVAANRLQVADGVLTGRVLGRVVDRGVKERCLRAWAARHRVPLERTLAVGDGANDLDMLRAAGLGVAFCAKPVVDRAARAAVRVRDLAAVLELIGAR; encoded by the coding sequence ATGGAGCGACTTCGTGGCGCGCTGAGCAGCGGCCCCCTGGTGGAGGAGGGGCCCGGCCTGCTGGTCATGGACGTGGACTCCACCCTCATTGAGCAGGAGGTCATTGAGCTCATTGCCGAGCGCGCCGGCACCCGGGCGCAGGTCGCCGAGGTCACGAGGCGGGCCATGCGCGGTGAGCTGGACTTCGCCGCCTCCCTGCGTGAGCGCGTGGCCACGCTCGAAGGCGTGGGCGAGGGCGTCTTCGCCGAGGTGCTCGCCGAGGTCCGCCTGACCCCCGGCGCCCAGGAGCTCATTGGCACCCTGCACGCCACGGGCTGCGCGGTGGGGGTGGTCTCGGGCGGCTTTGAGGAGGTGGTGGGCCCCCTGGCCCGGCGCCTGGGTATTGACCACGTGGCGGCCAACCGCCTGCAGGTCGCCGACGGCGTCCTGACCGGGAGGGTCCTGGGCCGCGTCGTGGACCGGGGCGTCAAGGAGCGGTGCCTGCGCGCCTGGGCCGCCCGGCACCGTGTGCCCCTGGAGCGCACCCTGGCCGTAGGCGACGGCGCCAACGACCTGGACATGCTCCGCGCGGCGGGGCTCGGCGTGGCCTTCTGCGCCAAGCCGGTAGTGGACCGGGCCGCCCGGGCCGCCGTGAGGGTACGTGACCTGGCGGCGGTGCTGGAGCTTATCGGCGCGCGCTGA
- the glgC gene encoding glucose-1-phosphate adenylyltransferase — protein MASPRVLAIILAGGEGKRLMPLTVDRAKPAVPFGGIYRLIDFSLSNMINSGFLKVVVLTQYKSHSLDRHIAKTWRLSSMLGNYVAPVPAQQRVGKHWFLGSADAIYQSLNLLDDERPDYVVITGADNIYRMDFSQMLEHHVASGLPCTVAGIRQPRSLADQFGVIESDPERRGVIKAFVEKPKETPGLPDSPDEVLASMGNYIISADALMEAVTKDAAEEDSKHDMGGNIVPWFVSQGGAGVYDFKDNDVPGASERDRDYWRDVGTVDAFYEAHQDLISVTPVFNLYNEQWPVFAGSQNSVPPAKFVYGHHERLGHAVDSIVSPGVIVSGGEVISSVLSPGVRVNSWSSVRESVLMDGVNVGRNTVVNRTILDKYVRVEEGAMVGIDPEHDRERGFTVTDSGITVVAKGQVVSR, from the coding sequence ATGGCTTCTCCTCGAGTCCTCGCAATCATCCTCGCCGGCGGTGAAGGCAAGCGCCTCATGCCCCTGACCGTCGACCGCGCCAAGCCGGCCGTCCCCTTCGGCGGGATCTACCGGCTCATCGACTTCTCACTGTCCAACATGATCAACTCCGGCTTCCTGAAGGTCGTGGTGCTCACCCAGTACAAGTCCCACTCCCTGGACCGGCACATCGCCAAGACCTGGCGCCTGTCCTCCATGCTCGGCAACTACGTCGCCCCGGTCCCCGCCCAGCAGCGTGTGGGCAAGCACTGGTTCCTCGGGTCGGCCGACGCCATCTACCAGTCCCTCAACCTGCTCGACGACGAGCGCCCGGACTACGTGGTCATCACCGGTGCGGACAACATCTACCGCATGGACTTCTCCCAGATGCTGGAGCACCACGTCGCCTCCGGGCTGCCGTGCACCGTGGCGGGCATCCGCCAGCCGCGCTCGCTGGCGGACCAGTTCGGCGTCATCGAGTCCGACCCCGAGCGCCGCGGCGTCATCAAGGCCTTCGTGGAGAAGCCCAAGGAGACCCCCGGCCTGCCGGACTCCCCCGACGAGGTCCTGGCCTCCATGGGCAACTACATTATTAGCGCCGACGCCCTCATGGAGGCCGTGACCAAGGACGCGGCCGAGGAGGACTCCAAGCACGACATGGGCGGCAACATCGTGCCGTGGTTCGTGTCCCAGGGCGGCGCGGGCGTCTACGACTTCAAGGACAACGACGTCCCCGGCGCCTCTGAGCGCGACCGCGACTACTGGCGTGACGTGGGTACCGTGGACGCCTTCTACGAGGCCCACCAGGACCTCATTAGCGTCACCCCCGTGTTCAACCTGTACAACGAGCAGTGGCCGGTCTTCGCCGGGAGCCAGAACTCCGTGCCCCCGGCCAAGTTCGTCTACGGCCACCACGAGCGCCTGGGCCACGCGGTGGACTCGATCGTCTCCCCCGGTGTCATTGTCTCCGGCGGCGAGGTCATCTCCTCGGTCCTGTCCCCGGGCGTGCGCGTGAACTCCTGGTCCTCGGTGCGCGAGTCCGTCCTCATGGACGGGGTGAACGTGGGCCGTAACACGGTGGTCAACCGCACCATCCTGGACAAGTACGTCCGCGTGGAGGAGGGCGCCATGGTGGGGATCGACCCCGAGCACGACCGTGAGCGCGGCTTCACCGTGACCGACTCCGGTATCACCGTGGTGGCCAAGGGGCAGGTGGTCTCGCGCTGA
- a CDS encoding ABC transporter ATP-binding protein: MTSVLRLTDVSLHRGDTQILSHVSWVVDEGQHWVVLGPNGAGKTTVSRIAAARLFPSSGTVEVLGERLGRVDVSELRPRIGLTSSALAQHVQDRESVLGVVLSASYGRIGVWREEYDALDVERARALLEALGADGLAGRAWGSLSSGERKRVEIARALMPDPELLILDEPASGLDVAGREQLLAALAEIVQAPGAPAMVLVTHHLEEIPQGFTHALALRAGSVVRAAPLTQVLTSQVMSTTFGLELEVSHDRGRYTARGALPGPTRGEHTA, translated from the coding sequence ATGACCAGTGTGCTTCGCCTCACCGACGTCTCCCTGCACCGGGGCGACACCCAGATCCTCTCCCACGTCAGCTGGGTGGTGGACGAGGGCCAGCACTGGGTGGTCCTGGGCCCCAACGGGGCGGGCAAGACCACCGTCTCACGCATTGCCGCAGCCCGCCTCTTCCCCTCCAGCGGGACCGTGGAGGTCCTGGGGGAGAGGCTGGGGCGCGTGGACGTCAGCGAGCTCCGCCCCCGCATCGGCCTGACCTCCTCCGCCCTGGCCCAGCACGTCCAGGACCGGGAGAGCGTGCTGGGCGTGGTCCTGTCCGCCTCCTACGGGCGGATCGGGGTGTGGCGCGAGGAGTACGACGCCCTCGACGTGGAACGGGCCCGGGCCCTGCTGGAGGCCCTGGGCGCCGACGGCCTAGCAGGACGCGCCTGGGGGAGCCTGTCCTCCGGGGAGCGCAAGCGGGTGGAGATCGCCCGCGCCCTCATGCCCGACCCCGAGCTCCTCATCCTGGACGAGCCCGCCTCAGGACTGGACGTGGCCGGACGCGAACAGCTCCTGGCCGCCCTGGCCGAGATCGTGCAGGCCCCCGGGGCCCCCGCCATGGTGCTGGTCACCCACCACCTGGAGGAGATCCCCCAGGGCTTCACCCACGCCCTGGCCCTGAGAGCAGGATCAGTGGTACGAGCCGCCCCCCTGACCCAGGTCCTGACCAGCCAGGTCATGAGCACCACCTTCGGCCTGGAGCTAGAGGTCAGCCACGACCGCGGACGCTACACCGCCCGCGGCGCCCTACCCGGCCCCACCAGGGGCGAGCACACGGCCTGA
- a CDS encoding NfeD family protein — protein sequence MIWLWWLAAAIALGAIETLVADLTFLMLSGGALGAVLVALLGAPLPLQALVFVIVSALLLLVVRPWVRGRLAATSPGVRTNAEALIGLEAVTLTEVTTSGGRVRLAGGDWSARLATTGPAGAPTPLPEGTAVRVTAIDGAVAVVVPLPRP from the coding sequence ATGATCTGGCTCTGGTGGCTGGCGGCAGCGATCGCCCTGGGCGCCATCGAGACACTCGTCGCGGACCTGACCTTCCTCATGCTCTCCGGAGGCGCCCTGGGAGCCGTGCTCGTGGCGCTCCTAGGGGCGCCCCTGCCCCTCCAGGCACTCGTCTTCGTCATTGTCTCAGCACTCCTGCTCCTGGTGGTACGCCCCTGGGTCAGGGGCCGCCTGGCCGCCACCTCCCCAGGAGTACGCACCAACGCGGAGGCCCTCATCGGGCTCGAGGCAGTGACCCTGACCGAGGTCACGACCTCAGGTGGCCGCGTCCGCCTGGCCGGCGGGGACTGGAGCGCCCGCCTGGCCACCACCGGCCCGGCCGGCGCCCCCACCCCCCTGCCCGAGGGGACGGCCGTAAGAGTCACCGCTATCGACGGGGCCGTAGCCGTCGTCGTACCCCTACCCCGCCCCTGA
- a CDS encoding SixA phosphatase family protein, with the protein MTPQTPGAAHTLVLVRHSKASHDAPTDLERPLTPRGVDLADALARKVSSRVPEVQTLLVSPAARTRQTALPLADYYPQAAFVVEPAIYHAGIERILALIRALDETTRAGVVVGHEPTISALAYALHDADDDELARQVSFGLPTATACVLEVPVPWAVLGARSAHLYDVLSARR; encoded by the coding sequence GTGACCCCGCAGACCCCAGGTGCCGCCCACACGCTCGTGCTCGTCCGCCACTCCAAGGCCTCCCACGACGCCCCCACGGACCTGGAGAGGCCCCTGACGCCCCGGGGGGTCGACCTGGCCGACGCCCTGGCCCGCAAGGTCAGCTCCCGCGTCCCCGAGGTCCAGACCCTCCTGGTCTCCCCGGCGGCCCGCACCCGTCAGACGGCCCTGCCCCTGGCCGACTACTACCCGCAGGCCGCCTTCGTGGTCGAGCCCGCCATCTACCACGCGGGGATCGAGCGTATCCTCGCCCTCATCCGGGCCCTGGACGAGACCACCCGGGCCGGTGTCGTGGTCGGGCACGAGCCCACCATCAGCGCCCTGGCCTACGCCCTCCACGACGCCGACGACGACGAGCTGGCCCGCCAGGTCTCCTTCGGCCTGCCCACGGCCACCGCCTGCGTCCTGGAGGTCCCGGTGCCCTGGGCGGTCCTGGGGGCCCGCAGCGCCCACCTGTACGACGTCCTCAGCGCGCGCCGATAA